Genomic DNA from Danio rerio strain Tuebingen ecotype United States chromosome 22, GRCz12tu, whole genome shotgun sequence:
tcaatcctttttatgcacatctccaaaatgagctctaaaataggtgtgtggagacgtaaggctaaggcgagaaataccgcttcatctttaaaaaatgagaggagaccgacagaaactctgagtttagagaataaaacctgctccggatcaggttagattcacagagtaatttaccacggtaactgactctgagttaaagtttcctctttttcagaaacaggcttgacctACCCTGCTTtgtcgagtttaacaaacctgtcattttgaaacggaaaacccagagtttctttcatttcagggttaatatactctgagttttcacttaacctttctgaaacaggcccctgatctGTGTCACAAATTAGCAAAAAATCGaatttgggtcacatttaactggcattGTGAATGGGGCCTTGGAGGACCACAAATAGTGACGAACCAACTACTTCCTGTTTAGAGTCAGCAATGTTGTTATTGGAAATCTAAAAGATGGGtttgaataattttaattattttaatcttcttcttgtttgtatattttaattgcTAATacgtcaaaataaacaaaaactcacCCCTCGCTATATAATACATTATGTAACATTCTAATTAGTACACAAACATATTATAGTCCCATAAACTCAATGCAAATAACTTTGTTCTGCACTGCAATGTAAAGTGAATATACAGTAGGAATTATGTAGTTTGTAGTTTAAAACGTATAAAATAAGTCAACAAACAACAGCTTGATTTGCAACCACACGTTTATTAATTCAGCACAGGCATGTTGCTGCTTTCGTGGTCGGGTGTTTTGGAGGTAAAGAAGAACTGCAGATGGATGGATTTACAGGTCAGACGTCACTCCGTCAAGCGTTTGAAGGACTGAACCGTGGGGCAAACTGCGCCCCAGTCCACGGGCTTACGATATTCCCCCTTCTGCAGCAGATACTGGCGCCCCCTATAGTTTGGGTGCTCGTAGAAGATCCAGATCCCATCCAGTACCTTACAGGAGTGGACCTCGCGTGTCCGGAAACGCTCCACCACGGATGGACAATCCTCGGTGGTCTCGTACACCTGGCCGGCAAAATCTCCTTTGTCATAGAGTTGGATCTTATGCTCACTACCGCTTACCTGGAATGAAGGGACAGCCATTGAACATCACGTATGTAAGGAATCATTGacagtgctctattggattgttaGAAATATTATACATCCAGTGTATGCCatcctttttaaataaatcaacagaCTGTATTTTTGGACAGATCTCATTGAAAGCCTTAAAGGTTTAAGACACCATGGAGTTCTgaaattttaatacatttgtgtgtgttgagcatccgttaagacaacgttagc
This window encodes:
- the crygs1 gene encoding crystallin, gamma S1 isoform 2 (isoform 2 is encoded by transcript variant 2), giving the protein MGRIIFFEDKNFQGRRHECDSDCSDFHTYLNRCNSIRVESGAWVVYERPNFIGYQYVLTRGEYPDYQRWMGLNDRLCSCKMIHFVSGSEHKIQLYDKGDFAGQVYETTEDCPSVVERFRTREVHSCKVLDGIWIFYEHPNYRGRQYLLQKGEYRKPVDWGAVCPTVQSFKRLTE
- the crygs1 gene encoding crystallin, gamma S1 isoform 1 (isoform 1 is encoded by transcript variant 1), whose amino-acid sequence is MGRVSTKIIFFEDKNFQGRRHECDSDCSDFHTYLNRCNSIRVESGAWVVYERPNFIGYQYVLTRGEYPDYQRWMGLNDRLCSCKMIHFVSGSEHKIQLYDKGDFAGQVYETTEDCPSVVERFRTREVHSCKVLDGIWIFYEHPNYRGRQYLLQKGEYRKPVDWGAVCPTVQSFKRLTE